In the Salvia splendens isolate huo1 chromosome 16, SspV2, whole genome shotgun sequence genome, TTCAATGCAACTACGTTTCGCCAGATCCTTAAAACATgggaaatgaaattaaaaactaTTCCACCATAGCAAAAATAAAAATCGAAGATCAATTTGGGGATTGTTCAAACCCTAGTTTTGTGCAGCAGCGGCGCGAAGCCGTAGGAGGACGACGATTCTTTGCAGGACAAGTTGTCGGAGCTGACCTCGGCGACAATGTTGATGAAAATCATCGAGGCTGAGGCCGCGGAAGCGCTCCTCGTCGTCGTCGAGGATTTGGGAGAAGAAAGCGGGCTCGCAGAGGAAAACAAGGCCGCCGGCGGTTTGGAAGCCGAATTCCTCCTCCGCCTGGTCGAGGAGGGCGACGATCCAGACGGTGGTATCGTGGCGGAGGGCGGCGGAGGAGACGGCGAGCGGCGAGGCCGCGGCGGAGAAGACGGTGGGAGAGGTGGTGAAGGGCGGTGGATTTAGCGACGCCAAATTGGAAGAACCCTCCTAATTAGAATACAAAATTACCACTATGcccttttataattaattaatctaaaaatattttttatgtggcaaaatctggaccactcatttttataaaatgagtggctgagattgcatctcatttctcaattagcctaaaaaatctcaattgatcatggacctatatatatatatatatatatatatatatatatatatatatatatatatatatatatatatatatatatggtgttcggtttccaatataaaataatacgaggatacaatctaggattaagttgtgagattattttagccATAtgaggttagctatgactaattatcccatgattattcatctatgATTGAATTGTGGGGTTGAATTTCATGAACCAAatacactacaaatttaatctcggatacaatcttgcaaaccgaacatccCCATAATGAAATGATTTAGGTCCATTGCGTATTTCTCCTTCCAATCGATGATATTTATGAATTCGATACGAAGAATTGTGCTATGCTAGTCCCTTCTTAGATATGTCTCATGACGCCTTACCAACTTACCAACTTTTCTCcaaatatttaatactaatttGGAAGTCATAATTCAGATATAAGCAGTTTACTTAGCAATAACATCAGTCACTGACTTTTTAATCAATGTCGGTCTTCCTTTTACGCACCATTTATCTCTCTATTATTTTCCTACTATTTTATTCACACGTCACtttgaattaatttaaaatattagaatAATTGTCAATATTTCCTGTTAATGGTTGACTTTCAAATTAGTATAGTTACTTACTCAATTAAGTAAAATTAAGAGAGTCTGCAATTCAACAGTATTGTTGAAAATCATTCTATGAATTATATGTCACGTCATTAATTGTATCATCTTACCaatctttttagttttttaatttcCTTAGGATCTTAAATCTTTATCTTTACAataaattcataattatattaataaattattatttcctaTAGTACTAAAAGAAAGTAATACTTAAATAGTACTACATAGCAAGataattttcaaatataataCTATGATAAACTTTATTATTTACCATATTACCATATAAATCGCATAAATCAATCCAAAACTTCAATCGAGCCGGATGCCAAATGTTTAAATTATGTGCCGCCGACAACCATTCTTCGCTCAACTCTTAGTTGTTGAATACTACTTAGTATGAATTAACTTGAATATATAGTCCAATAGTGGTATGAGTTTGCATCTAATAATTAAACCTCTTTTCAAATCGAGATTAGCTCGGAAGTTTGTTAAGCAGTTGGCTATAATTTGCACATTAAAACTCCAcattagtttgatgtttttcaTTTTGGACCTAATATGCATAGatttgttttaaaatatttttaaaaatcctcAAATTAATTGGAattgaaaaatatttatatattattttcatttaattttgttatgtgCTATGAGTTTCCATCTAtattagtactaataaataaCGAACCATAcctaaaaactgaaataaagTAGGACAATGGAATACCAAAAGTTTTTAAATAATGAACATCAATCTAAAGTGATAGCTACTCAGATCGTGTACCATATTAATTAATTCCAGATGGCGTTCACGATCGTCCTTAAAATAACTCAAGAATTAATAGGTGGACCCTTTGCTTTCTTGTGGTCGCATCGCAAGCAAaagatttaatattaaaatgataaaagtaagagatttaatattttaatttcggTAATTAACTCGTTTTGTTTATCTTCTAACAAACCCGAAGAAGAAATATTTTCATGGCGGTGCATTAAACATGGCCCGAATTTCACGGaaatctatatatttattacaGACAAAGCTATTAAATTTACACTCTTTCATAACTGGAAATAaactattgtttttatttatttattttattattactcTCAGCATCTTCTTTTTTGGTGGGGGAAGGGGAGGCGGCTTTTATTTGACAGTGTACATTCTAGCTCTATTATATTTTTCAGATAAATAAGGGTATGTTAAGTTGCTGTTAGAATGTATCAACGGGTgacaattataaaaaaaaaaaataataattaatttatactatattttataactacatgaccAAAGAAATTGTAGACTAATCGTCATTTGCTGTCTCCATGGATGTAATTAACATGAATAATTAAACTTAAACAAAGATTTGTGCTGGCTATATTAGTAATTATTAAGCTCGCCACGTGGCACAtttcataaaaatcaatttcatCATCACCGCCAAATTATATATAGATTACTACAAATTTCAACCCTAAGGATTTGCATTTGAAAAGCTCAACCCCCTTCATCCACACACACAAAATGTGAATGTGTGTAATCTATCGATATAAAATAGAATACGAAAAATAAAAGACtaatgcaaaaaataaaaaattactacatATTATAAAGATTATATTGTATTATGCTCGGATAATCAACTCTATTACATCTAACTCTTTCTCTCAACTTCAATTCTATATTAATAAGGATAGTAAATAGTAATCTACTATAACTTGATTATCTTTGATTGATCAAGATTGACTTCTTCCTTTTTTGAATGGactcaattatatttatttgatttatctttAATCACATATATTCTCTTCATACAATAGACAGAATTggattaaaaaattttatttcgatatctagctcaaattaagtataaaaataaaaaaatgtactccATATACAAAGAGACCCAAGTATTCTTGCACCGCACGCAGAGGAAATAAATGTCAAGTCTCGAATTAATTTAGAAAAGCAAGAAAATCCAATTTAATTCGGTAAACCGTTGACATTGAAACCGTGTAAAATACTTGCCATGTCCATCAATTTCCACTCTCAGCAATTCACATCGCATTTTCCTTTGAATTCATTCACCCTCAAATCTCTATATATACCCCCTCTTCACCAAACACAACACATTCATTCATAAATCAAATACCAAAATTCCAAAACcaaaaaagttttcaaaaaagTAATTTCCATTATATTCAAAAAAATCATTCTACTATGGCTCCTTCTTGCTCAAAAACCTCGATCTTCTCCATCGTTTTTATTATTTCGCTTGTGCTGTTGAGTTCTGGCGTGGACGCCGGTAGGCCGGGGAGAATGATGGCGGTGGCGACGACGATGACGGTGATGAAGGAAGACGATGTGTCGGCGATGGCTTTGaaatatttgagagaaaatgagGAGAAGCTGTTCTTTGCAAGACTTCCAAAAGGAGTGCCCATTCCTCCATCTGCTCCTTCAAATAGGCACAATTCTGCTCCTTCAAACCGATGAATCAATTCTGCAACAATCAATGCAACCATGATTAATGCCTGACTTTGGACTATTATATAttctttcctcttttttttgtttcggTTTTGTGTTAAATGGCGAGGTTTTGataattatgttttttaattattttcttggaACACTGTACATAGATTATAGATATATTACATTTTTTTGTACTCCTAGTATTTATTtgccaaaaagagaaataaatataAGGATTAGGTGACTGATTTAACAGTCATCACTCCGTTATGAAATTCGACGTGTCTAGCTACAGTATTCAAAGGTCGTGATCTCAACtcatttaactattttttagttgaatattttctcattttagtCTTCGTGATCAGAAAATTAGAATTAAGtcatcattaaaaaaaattgtagaaataaaattacattgCACTCAATTAATTTTGACGTGTtaggaaattaaataaaattagatgaGAATCTAATCGAAACCTTTGCGTAATTACGGTTATTTGGATCCGTTAATTAGATTGGTGTATTTTGACCATGATTGTGTCGAattggaaaattaaataatttaattatatttgaggTCAACTTTGGGGAGGCACAGGTTGACTTGCTGGCTTGTAAGATCCATAGTCCACACGGCTTTACTCGCAAAGTCtatgaagaaaataaatactagtatgaTAATTAATGCAATTaaccacttttttttttgtttttgtttcccATTAATATAAACTACTATAAATTGTCAAATAAAATGAGTATGGTCAATTATGAACCATCGGTCCGTCACATTTTTCATATAGTGTTTTCATCAATTTTTTAGCTTGCAATAACTAATGAAATGAATCATATATGCACTAGctatatactataattattagAACACAAGGTAAAGCATTGTAACCGATGAGTTAACAAAATTAATGTGATTTTATAATCTTATGGTCAAGATTTAGTCTGAATTTTGTATTGGGATCAATTTTTGCATTGTTTTCCCTACTCTATATAGTCATATATACGTCAATGAACGAAGTCTCGAAGTCTCATGTATATCTCGACTTTGTGTTAACTATTTTTAATAGACAAACTACAATAGCAATTCATCacaaatttgagaaaaaaaaactccCTAAATATTAAAGAGAAATTAAGATATCTCTATATATGGTTTTGTAAGTAAATCGCcgaattgatttttttttcttttcaatacaATTGTCATTTTAACTGTGATAAAGTACTgtgttttcttttgtttttttctttttctttacatcttgtgctttattttttactatgtTATACTCAAAATATATGATGGGCTAAAGTTTTCTAACCATCAAATTAAAGTGGTTTACAAAAATCCTTTCTTATCGAGGTGGTAGAAATCCTATGAGTCTTGACttttaaaattaacttttcttacaaattaaataaagtttTTCAATcggtttatattttttataagtCAAAATACTCCACTTcctttataacaaaaaaaaaaacttgtctCTTGACTGAAAAGTGAAAACCTATATATTGGAGGCCTAAGCTAACCGAAGAAATTGACATATTCCAACCATTGTATTCCAACGAAGACATTGACCAAAAAGGGACCTTTATCATCATTGTTAAGGTTAGTCAGTCAAATTGAGAAAATTTCGCAAATAGGACAACCGACGACTTGAACAATATGGCGCTATATGCctttttcaaaatataaattaacAAAGTCTCTAAAACTAAAGATCAATTCACAACCATTAAATCAAAAATGAAAGGATGAGATTAAGAACAGTAAGGTTATTTTTAAATGATAATTAggttattttaaaataattttagttCATATGAGTCTATGAATTTGTATGAACTAAAATGATTTAAAAATGGCCTCAGTACAGTACTAAATATCTAAAAATGACCAAACTGATATAAAAATTAACTTCCGCCTAACCGTGTTTAATCATTTGGTTATATATTAAGATTTGGTTCTTTTTTTAACACTGCCTATGAATAATAATTGCATGTTTTAAGCTAATTGTTGAATGATTTTGATACATAATAGATTCATATATCAGGTGGCGGAGCCACATGGGAGCAAGGGGGTACGACTGTACCCCATATTTAGTTGtcttaatatataattgtagTACAAATAAATAACAGCATTGGTGGTCCAGTGGTCCAGTGGTAGTATGattgttttaaaataattttagtatgcatgtatatttttatagtactttattttttattatttcgttTTGCGGATATAGTAGCCATTTTTACGAATATAGCTTGTTAATTTGGTTACACTACTACtttttttgtcataatttaattaaagtgtTTCTTTTGggcataaatattaaaaatttgtgtcatacaaaataaatgaagatataataaaataaaaaagagaataaagtagagttAAGAGCGATTATAGTATGacatataaaataaagtaagagtgactATATGTTTTGTTTCTCTGCTAATAAAATGACTTTACTAAGTCGGGACATcttaaaaaggaatacgactcaactaaaTTGGGTGGACGGATTTTTTTAtagttagtattattttatttttaataagtgATGTGATTATTTGCCGTACATTTTTTGTACCCCCAGAGTAAAATTTCTGTATCCGCCACTGAATATATCATTACAATAGTAAAAATGGGACACGAATGAATTTCGATTTCAAAGTGTTAAGCATTTCTTAGTTTCTtcttactcatttttcttttctaatcTTCTTGTGGCCTTTATTTAGAGAATAGAAGAGAAGAATCAAAGAAATTTCTAGCATCGCAAATTCGCCCTCGGATGCAACCCCattacttttactaaaaagcCTAAGAAACTTACCCCattcttattttaaataaataaaattatttgggCTTCACTTAAGTCGAAATATGGGCTAATACGATGTGATTTGTAGGCCCATTAACAGTTATTCCGAATCGGTAGAATTGAATTTAAATACGGAGGCCGTTTTTATTTGAAGCCTCTAATTTTTCCATTATATTGTGAAAAGTCCTAAATAAATAGAAGCTGTTGAGATGCTCCAATTCTATTTGTGTAGAATATTGCAACCTAATTCTGTTTTTAAAGCCCTGAAATTGGCGTTTGCAAttttgagattatttttttatcattcagTTATTAAATTTTGACTGTATATAATTTGAGATATTCCCTTTACACTATTATCAATAGTCCGACTACTAGGAATCTAATACAACCGAAATAGCGTATGTAATACTTAGATTCCCCAAGCCAAGTCTCTTGCCAAAACTAAGTAAAAAAATAGCACATAAATATAGGTGAAGGTGAAAATGGCATGCTTTATTTCTCCTGTTGTAGCTGAGCAAATCTGGAAATGGCGAAAGCAGATATTCTATGAATCGGCGATCTCTGTGTAAAGCAAGAAAAGAGGAAGATTTTTGggcctaaaaatgaaaagaggtttgggaaaaaagaaaaagaggtgGCCATCAAGTTGAGGAAAATAAATATAAGACAAAGACTTGAATGAGATTGAATGGACATAATTGCCCCAACTGCTCCCGACAAATCCTCATGCTTTTATCTGCTTATTTGCTGCATGTTTCAGTTGCAGGAAAAAAGGCGATTCCGTTGTGCGGCCTCCGTACTCCGGCCCGATATCATGTGAGGGGTTCAATCAGGATatgcagtagcccgttaaggggagGTCTTAACCCATTGGCTGTCAGAAGTCCATCTCctaaggcctcacacttgtgcctgagagatggaagcaactacacgacagcagtgggattcgaacccaggcTCATTGCAGTAAGATCTTCCCCTCCGTTGCCACCTGCGCTACGCTCCTGCAGGCTTTGCTGCATGTTTCAAGTTCCAGTGAATAGTGACATTACAGTAGTAATGTCACTAATTAAATCAGTCCTAATTAAATCAAGATTCATATAGATCTAAGTTAAAAATGTGTCAAGTGAATAAGATTTTGTTACCACTCTTCTTAATTTTCAACTAACACACGTTTTCTTCGTGATTTTATCAATGCAAAAAGATAGTGCACAATAGTTATTTAACATTCATTTCGAAATAACTCAAATTACACATGGTATAGTGAAGCCACTTATAAACTAAAGTTGTAATTATTTCGAGTCGACATGCGACATCATTTATATTAACTGTTTGCCCATCGTGCGTTGTTATCTAATTATCATAAATCCATTTATGTTTATGATGAAGTTGGAAGACAATTTCAAGTGGTATTGTCCCATTCTCAACAGACCGTGATCTACTCCTTCATTAATATTCAGATTCACCTAGCATAAAAATAAGTCCTACTAATAAATactaacataaaaataaaagttccgaaaaattattttttgtagaGTTCGATGAAAGGATGGTAAAAGTAAGCGACCTTACCTGTCTCCGAATTGGTGTTTGTTACCTTGttttatttgtcaatttatgGAAGCGTGGTGGTTGTCAATTTTCATAATAAAGAGAAATGGGAAGAATTTGTTGTAGTATAAAATTTGTAAGTTGGACTTAGAGAAATCATCAGCACGTGTTAGGAACACATTATTGAGGTCTCCCATGTGTTGGGCCGTCTTCGATTTGGGTGTGTCCGTGGCCGAATCATGCCCAATCATTACAATTGTTTTTAAGGTTTTTCATTTCGGTTTATATCTTTGGAAAGAAATCTCATGACCACTCCATCCAAATAACAAAATGCATTTTGTAGTTTCCACTCAATAATTCCATGTGTGTCTCTGATTAAAATATTACAATTATCTGTATATCTAATGtattttttgctaaaatttGGTTGTGTGAATTCCACCCAAAATCTTGGCACGGTGAGCAAAACCAGATAAGACAATACTAAATTCCTAATTATGTTTGTACCTAAGTGTAATTCATTCCGAGCCATTCACACTCAATAAGAAGGGGTGTAGATCATTAACTATGAATCATTAATGTGTTTAGacagagataataaaatagcaAAAACAACCAAAAATTAGCAGACAACAGCCCTTGGAGGATAAAAGGGGCCCAGTTAGTAATCAAGGAATGGAGGGCCCGTAGGCCAATATTTGTTATCACTAACAGCCGTTTGATAGGCAAGATATATTGCCTACTTATTCTTTTGTCATTGTTTGATACATATTATCGAAAAATCATGATATGCTACAACCATATActacaaatcaataaattagaaaatgttgtctataaaaaaaacgaaaaatgtAACCATATAATTTTTTCCatcataaaataatgaaaacagTCTAAACTTTACGATTTTTCAgacatatttttataattatgaatttcatacattttttttactatttgccataaacttaaaaaataaagattttgatcaaactaataaaataaataaaaagaaaaaaccttCATTAATAATCTTATTACTTGGGTTGGATTGCTGGATTTTACCCTCTAGCGATTATAAACATTTtcaaatactagtattttatttaaattttatatttaatcaaaACGATTATAAACATTTtcaaatactagtattttatttaaattttatatttaataagaAATAAAGAATTATAGTCCGACATCTTCCAATCCAAATCCCAATTTGAAAGGAGCCATAACCCTCGGATGAATTGCAAATCAGAATTCAATATTTATCGAATTCCGATCATTCGATTCCCCATTCAGAGGCGCTGAATCTCCGCTTCTCGCCATGAACCCCACGTTGTCGCCGCCGTTCATGGCGGACACCGCCTTCTCGCCCTCCGACGACGGAGACGGGAGCATCGAGGACGCGTGGCACGACAACATCCAATACCTCATCAACATCTCTGCCATCGGAGCCCTCACCTGctcctcatcttcatcttcgTCAAGCTGCGGAGCGACCACCGCCGCGTTCCCGGCCCCACCGCCATCGCCTCCAACCTGAGATGCAACTGAGATGCACAATTGAATTTGCAGCTAGGTTTTGAGAGCAAATGAACTCAAAAATGGCGTATGTGGGAAGATTTGAGAAACCACCAAGTGGAAGAATGAAATTTGCGTGCCTTTTGTGGATCCAATAATTGATGCAGCTTATTTATCCAAAAAAAACAGCCCAAGATAATAATCTGTGCATTTGTTGCTCAATCTGCGGGCCTATGCAGGCCAGAGTACAAAAACGGGCTGATATGGTGGCCCAACAAGGGTATCAAATGAACGAAAATAACTAGATACTAATCTATTTCTTGGCTATGCAGGCTATCAAACGACCCCTAAATGCATTTATCCAGCTTTCATTCATTAGGGAAGGGGAAAAAACAGAGTAATTACCCCCACCTATACACAATATACCGTCATCATATATCCAACCAACCATCTCTCCTATCCCACTAAAACTTTCCCcatttttttttgaagaaaaagCCTAAAAACATTACTAAAACCGAAGCAAATTCAAAcataaactttaattaattaacaaaaaaagatTCAAACTCTAAGCAAAtagatgctgagttcgggcccTCCATTCCCATCCGGATTCATCATGTAGAAAGCCTCAGAATCCTTGCTGCCCACAACTCTCTCAAACTTGGCCCGCATATACATCATCTCCCCATCCCCCTCCTGCCCGCAACCCGGGCCGGGAAGCACCCCTGCCCCCATCGAGATCGGCCCGATTGCGTTGAGCACCTTCCACTCCTCGGGCCCGCAGTCCCTCCTCGTCGCGTAGCCGCACCTCTTCCCGTTGCAGTAAGTCCTCCAAACGGGCTCTTCCAGAAGCTTCGCCCCCTTCTTCTCGGCCCGCTTCTCGCACTCCAGCGCGATCCTCACCAGCCCGGACGCCATCTCCTTCACCAGCACGCTCGTCGGCGTCGCCAGCTCCACCAAAAAGCCCGGCCCGAGCTTGAAATCCTCCTGGAACGCGAAGCACACGTGGCCCCGCCGGTGCCCGAACAGCGTCCCGACGACCTTCGTCCCCAGGCCCGACGGCAAATTAGGCCTGGCCCGGCCCAAGGCCCGCGCCCAGCGCAGCTTCGCCACCGCCATGACGGAGAGCTTTTTACGCGGCGTTTTCTTGGCGGTTGCACCGGCGGAGCGGGAGCGGTGGAGGTGGAAGATGAGGTCGTCCTTG is a window encoding:
- the LOC121770006 gene encoding protein MIZU-KUSSEI 1-like codes for the protein MKTITARSPHHSFSFSRRYFNWKKKGADDEEDDDMAEILNLPHEEEAEVNKDDLIFHLHRSRSAGATAKKTPRKKLSVMAVAKLRWARALGRARPNLPSGLGTKVVGTLFGHRRGHVCFAFQEDFKLGPGFLVELATPTSVLVKEMASGLVRIALECEKRAEKKGAKLLEEPVWRTYCNGKRCGYATRRDCGPEEWKVLNAIGPISMGAGVLPGPGCGQEGDGEMMYMRAKFERVVGSKDSEAFYMMNPDGNGGPELSIYLLRV